The window AGCGGACCTCCCGCGGGCGACGTCTTCGGTAAGACTCTATGCTATTCGGTTGAAGCTAGATTCCCCCAAAACGCCCTGTCCGCATTCACCATATCAGTGGGAGTTGAACCTGGTTTGGGCCACCTCAATGCCTTCCTCAATTATGCACCGGACGGCCTGTGCGCCGAGGACGATGGCTTCGGACATGATGGGCAGTTCCGCCCGGTCGAACGTGCCAAGCACGTGCTCTACAGGGTCGCTTGTCGCAGCCGGCCGGCCGATGCCGATCCGCACCCTACGAATGTCCTCCGTGCCCATGTGGGCGATGATGGATTTCATCCCATTGTGCCCGCCCGCGCTCCCCCCAGCCCGAATCCGAATCCTGCCCGGGTCCAGATCCATATCATCGTAGACAACCAGGAGCGAGTTGTGGTCCACCCCGAACCAGCGGCAGGCGGCGGATGCGGCTATTCCACTCAGGTTCATGTAGGTCTGGGGTTTGATCAGAACAACGTCCTCGGCCCCAACCCGAGAT is drawn from Bacillota bacterium and contains these coding sequences:
- the pth gene encoding aminoacyl-tRNA hydrolase codes for the protein MVLVFGLGNPGSAYECSRHNIGFMVVDRLARESRVAFRRTAFRAVAAKSRVGAEDVVLIKPQTYMNLSGIAASAACRWFGVDHNSLLVVYDDMDLDPGRIRIRAGGSAGGHNGMKSIIAHMGTEDIRRVRIGIGRPAATSDPVEHVLGTFDRAELPIMSEAIVLGAQAVRCIIEEGIEVAQTRFNSH